From Denitrovibrio acetiphilus DSM 12809, the proteins below share one genomic window:
- the cobA gene encoding uroporphyrinogen-III C-methyltransferase, with protein sequence MKELIIIGAGLGPQSITLQGINELKRADIVLYDRLLHPGILDFARGKELVQVGKTPYKHCIRQDEINDLIKKCLSEGKIVARLKGGDSTVFARSIEEIEAAEEMGADVMIVPGVTSAATLSAKMRAALTDRRTASGVVFITGHPKNGEIEDTYNWKALAGLGLSIVIYMGVKNAPRICRKLVEFGMSELTSVMIGEKLETEQERLFRCTLGTISETIEGNMIENPATIVIGDVG encoded by the coding sequence ATGAAAGAACTTATAATCATAGGCGCAGGGCTCGGGCCCCAGTCTATTACCCTCCAGGGGATAAATGAACTTAAACGTGCTGATATTGTTTTATATGACAGACTTTTGCATCCCGGCATATTGGATTTTGCCCGGGGGAAGGAGCTTGTTCAGGTTGGAAAAACTCCCTATAAGCACTGTATTCGTCAGGATGAGATAAACGACCTTATCAAAAAATGTCTTTCTGAAGGGAAGATAGTTGCCAGACTAAAAGGGGGGGACAGCACTGTTTTTGCCCGTTCTATCGAAGAGATTGAGGCGGCAGAAGAGATGGGAGCTGACGTTATGATTGTCCCCGGTGTGACTTCCGCTGCGACACTTTCTGCAAAGATGCGAGCGGCTCTGACAGACAGGCGCACAGCGTCTGGAGTGGTGTTCATTACAGGTCACCCGAAAAACGGTGAAATAGAAGATACATATAACTGGAAAGCTCTGGCAGGACTCGGTCTGAGCATCGTCATCTATATGGGTGTTAAGAATGCCCCTAGAATATGCAGAAAGCTTGTGGAATTCGGCATGAGTGAGCTGACATCTGTTATGATCGGCGAAAAGCTGGAGACAGAACAGGAGCGGCTTTTCAGGTGTACTCTCGGAACGATTTCCGAAACCATTGAAGGCAATATGATAGAGAACCCTGCAACTATTGTTATCGGTGATGTGGGGTAG
- a CDS encoding sensor histidine kinase translates to MYDIVYDIFSTLTASVLFTLMFIMLYAIERKSYLLLWGLSSLCFSALLGIRLFIELSRKDSSPPLLMLSLIFISSYFLLAGVMKFLSRKHIARMTEFLALLYSLIVVLYLNIENIEITAFLVFFTSAYIYCYSGFALFMHTRKFSIGGKVAGISMLAWGLHKAYYPFIRHVEWLNSVSYHIVFILILTTASGIMLMHFEKVKKDLNERERVFRSIAEVSGDIIFIVDYMPEMKLKYVNPSVEKVTGYSVAEIFYSEELQNTFFMNYLLRARTHSYKHSSTPARSNIHETTSKSGKELILEYSSTDYYGMDGTIEKTIGYITDVTKDVLAFDTLIDRQDWYEAIFQKSTSMQMLVNAETGFIADANRPFTELYKYGIEELRDMRMDNLFISRNEAVKFWNSDSDAERPYRYKTIDRYGNLKTVLIAKTKIIFGDTQYLYVSFTDLTSEAHFQKQLRNITTLHSAILDSLHEGVMGIDDSGNIFFVNSYAQKLLGYSDIELIGRNPHECIHHDSEDGHRGIEDCPLMHFISNGEDTCSYRDFMMSKSGRVFPIESYVSFLRYYDNEKKCILIFRDITEETATQAKMVSQIQENEVLLQEVHHRVKNNLQIICSLLSLQSESLEDQKQYNYLSDSIARIKSMSLIHELLYQTQGLDVLSIKDYLEKLTFDLKYMFAVNDDITLITDIENVAISLDKAVPSGLIITELFTNAVKHAFKDKKQEKIIEVGFKQYGESYKMWLKDNGNGLLPETSFNESKSLGLTVIRSLTKQLGGEIEFVNDNGLNICITYPIS, encoded by the coding sequence ATGTATGATATAGTTTATGACATATTCTCCACGCTGACAGCGTCAGTACTGTTCACCCTTATGTTTATAATGCTGTACGCAATAGAGAGAAAGTCATACCTGCTTTTATGGGGGCTGAGTTCTCTATGTTTCTCTGCTCTGCTCGGGATAAGGCTTTTCATAGAGCTTTCCCGTAAGGACAGCAGTCCCCCTCTGCTTATGCTCAGCTTAATCTTCATAAGCAGCTATTTTCTGCTAGCGGGTGTAATGAAGTTCCTTTCCCGCAAGCATATAGCCAGAATGACAGAATTTCTCGCACTCTTGTACTCTCTGATAGTTGTTTTATATCTGAATATAGAAAATATTGAAATCACAGCATTTCTTGTCTTCTTCACAAGTGCATATATTTATTGTTACAGTGGTTTTGCTCTTTTCATGCATACCAGAAAGTTTAGCATTGGAGGAAAAGTCGCAGGCATATCCATGCTTGCATGGGGACTGCATAAGGCTTATTACCCTTTTATAAGACACGTTGAATGGCTGAACTCTGTAAGCTACCACATAGTCTTCATACTCATTCTTACAACAGCTTCCGGCATAATGCTAATGCATTTCGAAAAAGTTAAAAAAGACCTTAACGAAAGAGAAAGAGTATTCCGGAGCATCGCTGAGGTCTCAGGAGATATAATCTTTATTGTGGATTATATGCCTGAAATGAAACTAAAATACGTTAACCCTTCTGTGGAAAAAGTTACGGGCTACAGTGTGGCAGAGATATTTTATTCAGAAGAACTCCAGAATACATTCTTCATGAACTACCTGCTGAGAGCCAGAACACACAGCTACAAGCATTCAAGTACACCGGCAAGATCGAATATACATGAAACCACTTCGAAATCAGGAAAAGAGCTCATTCTGGAGTATTCATCAACAGACTACTACGGAATGGACGGCACAATAGAAAAAACTATAGGCTATATCACTGACGTAACCAAGGATGTTCTTGCCTTTGACACACTCATAGACAGACAGGACTGGTACGAGGCAATATTTCAGAAATCCACCAGTATGCAGATGCTCGTCAATGCAGAAACAGGCTTCATAGCAGATGCTAACCGCCCGTTCACAGAGCTGTACAAATACGGAATAGAAGAACTTCGCGACATGAGGATGGATAACCTTTTTATCAGCCGGAACGAAGCTGTCAAGTTCTGGAACAGCGACAGCGATGCTGAACGCCCCTACAGGTACAAAACAATAGACAGGTATGGCAATCTGAAAACTGTACTCATAGCAAAAACAAAAATAATTTTCGGAGATACCCAATACTTGTATGTAAGCTTCACTGACCTCACAAGCGAGGCCCACTTCCAGAAACAGCTCAGAAACATCACTACCCTTCACAGTGCAATACTCGACTCGCTCCACGAAGGGGTAATGGGTATTGACGATTCAGGAAATATATTCTTTGTAAACTCCTATGCTCAGAAGCTTCTCGGATATTCCGACATTGAGCTCATCGGAAGAAACCCCCATGAATGCATACACCACGACAGCGAAGACGGGCATCGGGGGATAGAGGACTGCCCGCTAATGCATTTCATAAGCAATGGTGAGGACACCTGCTCATATCGTGATTTCATGATGAGCAAAAGCGGCAGAGTGTTCCCTATAGAGTCCTATGTCAGCTTCCTGCGGTATTATGATAACGAAAAGAAATGCATACTCATATTCAGAGATATTACAGAAGAAACCGCAACTCAGGCAAAAATGGTATCACAGATTCAGGAAAATGAAGTGCTCCTTCAGGAAGTGCACCACAGGGTGAAAAACAATCTCCAGATCATATGCAGCCTGCTGTCCCTGCAAAGTGAGTCACTCGAAGACCAAAAACAATACAACTACCTCAGCGACTCAATAGCACGGATCAAATCCATGTCTCTTATACACGAACTACTTTACCAGACACAGGGACTTGATGTCCTAAGCATAAAGGACTATCTCGAAAAGCTCACTTTTGACCTGAAGTATATGTTTGCCGTCAACGACGACATAACCCTTATCACAGACATTGAAAATGTCGCAATATCCCTTGATAAAGCTGTGCCTTCCGGACTCATAATAACAGAGCTGTTCACCAACGCCGTCAAACACGCCTTTAAGGACAAAAAACAGGAGAAAATTATTGAGGTTGGATTCAAACAGTACGGCGAAAGCTATAAAATGTGGCTGAAAGACAACGGAAACGGTCTCCTGCCTGAAACAAGCTTTAATGAGAGCAAATCTCTGGGTCTAACTGTCATCAGATCCCTAACGAAACAACTGGGCGGCGAAATAGAATTTGTAAACGACAACGGCTTAAATATCTGCATCACCTACCCCATCTCTTAG
- a CDS encoding protein-glutamate methylesterase/protein-glutamine glutaminase, with amino-acid sequence MKSKLKVLVVDDSAVVRQTIADVLQSDSDIGEVVCCSDPFVAADRMRSFMPDVITLDVEMPRMDGITFLKKIMTQHPIPVVMCSSLTEENSDTALKALEYGAIEIIQKPRMGTKTFLEESKVLICDAVKAAAKVSVKRLTPRTPISPKLTADAVIPPSKSHAMLKTTEKVILVGASTGGTEALTVFLQGLPVDSPGVVIVQHMPENFTLSFANRLDTICGLSVKQAEFGDTVLPGRVLLAPGNKHLLIKRSGARYYVETKEGPLVSRHRPSVDVLFRSGARYVGNNAVGVILTGMGDDGARGMKELKDAGAFNFAQDEKSSVVFGMPKMAIDHGGVDRILPLKDIPAAVTHFCRQNS; translated from the coding sequence ATGAAAAGCAAATTAAAAGTACTTGTTGTTGACGACTCTGCCGTGGTCAGGCAGACAATTGCTGATGTTCTTCAGTCAGACAGTGACATCGGCGAGGTCGTATGCTGCTCAGATCCTTTTGTCGCTGCCGACCGCATGCGGAGTTTCATGCCGGATGTTATTACTCTGGACGTTGAGATGCCACGTATGGACGGTATAACGTTTTTAAAGAAGATCATGACCCAGCACCCCATACCCGTTGTAATGTGCTCCAGCCTTACAGAAGAAAATTCAGATACAGCGCTGAAAGCACTGGAATACGGAGCCATTGAGATCATACAAAAGCCCAGAATGGGTACAAAAACTTTTCTGGAAGAATCAAAGGTTCTCATCTGCGATGCCGTAAAGGCAGCCGCTAAGGTATCTGTAAAAAGACTAACCCCCAGAACTCCCATCTCTCCGAAGCTCACGGCTGATGCAGTCATCCCCCCTTCCAAAAGCCACGCTATGCTCAAAACAACAGAAAAAGTTATCCTTGTCGGAGCTTCCACAGGCGGAACAGAGGCTCTTACCGTTTTTCTTCAGGGACTTCCGGTAGACAGTCCGGGTGTCGTCATTGTACAGCACATGCCCGAAAACTTCACCCTCTCCTTTGCCAACAGACTGGATACTATCTGCGGTCTGTCTGTAAAGCAGGCGGAATTCGGGGACACTGTCCTCCCGGGCAGAGTCCTGCTTGCGCCGGGGAATAAGCACCTGCTGATAAAACGAAGCGGCGCAAGGTACTACGTCGAAACGAAAGAAGGTCCTCTTGTAAGCAGACACAGACCGTCAGTTGATGTCCTTTTCAGATCCGGTGCAAGATATGTCGGCAACAATGCTGTAGGCGTTATACTCACTGGAATGGGGGACGATGGCGCAAGAGGCATGAAAGAGCTTAAAGATGCCGGCGCTTTCAACTTTGCCCAGGATGAAAAAAGCAGTGTCGTTTTCGGAATGCCCAAGATGGCTATAGACCATGGCGGGGTTGACAGAATCCTCCCACTGAAAGATATACCTGCGGCAGTTACACACTTTTGCAGGCAAAACAGCTAA
- a CDS encoding chemotaxis protein CheD — translation MFDDVSCEYLLPGELYQSSDPIMINTVLGSCISVTMFSRRLSFGMICHSMLPSSCDSIKQNENCMRYVDCALLYMNEVFTEKKIIKDEIEVKLFGGSDMFEYNRNVETIGAKNINAAVALLDNLKYTIAAKDIGGQFTRKLYFSTETGIVYVRKISRLQGI, via the coding sequence ATGTTTGATGACGTCTCATGCGAATATCTGCTTCCGGGTGAGCTTTATCAGTCTAGTGACCCCATAATGATAAATACCGTTCTCGGTTCATGTATATCTGTCACAATGTTTTCACGGAGGCTTAGTTTTGGAATGATCTGCCACAGTATGCTCCCGAGCTCCTGCGATTCGATCAAGCAGAACGAAAACTGCATGAGATACGTTGACTGCGCCCTACTTTATATGAATGAAGTTTTTACTGAAAAAAAGATTATAAAAGATGAAATAGAAGTTAAGCTTTTCGGCGGCTCTGATATGTTTGAATACAACCGAAACGTTGAGACCATAGGCGCTAAAAACATCAACGCTGCTGTAGCTTTACTGGATAATCTAAAATACACGATAGCCGCAAAAGATATCGGCGGCCAGTTCACAAGAAAACTTTATTTTTCAACTGAGACAGGTATCGTTTATGTAAGAAAAATATCAAGACTGCAGGGGATATAA
- a CDS encoding CheR family methyltransferase gives MTVDNAIFDQELSAKNFTMLRSFIEKSCGIKLADTKKSMVEGRLRKRIRALGMSGYKEYLDYVMALENGAAEQLHLIDVITTNKTEFFRENNHFESMTNQILPLLADKGFGSLQQLKLWSCASSTGEEPYTMAMVMAEFFGIRGNFAVYATDINTAVLETGRKAIYTEEKAQSIPFDLKKKYMLRSVERADKLVRFRPEIRSKVKFARNNLKENKYVVPEKIDIAFCRNVIIYFDTPTQEMILNKICSYIRPGGYLFLGHSESVHGMTLPLKTFSPTIYIRT, from the coding sequence ATGACAGTTGATAATGCAATATTTGATCAGGAACTCTCTGCTAAAAACTTTACTATGCTAAGGAGTTTCATAGAAAAAAGCTGTGGAATTAAATTAGCTGATACAAAGAAAAGTATGGTGGAGGGCAGACTTCGTAAAAGGATAAGAGCACTTGGGATGTCAGGCTATAAGGAATACCTTGACTATGTAATGGCTCTCGAAAACGGTGCGGCAGAACAACTCCACCTTATAGATGTAATCACCACAAACAAAACTGAATTCTTCAGAGAGAATAACCATTTTGAATCCATGACAAACCAGATTCTCCCCCTTCTGGCGGACAAAGGTTTCGGGTCTTTGCAGCAGCTTAAGCTTTGGAGCTGTGCAAGCTCAACCGGAGAAGAGCCTTATACAATGGCAATGGTTATGGCAGAGTTTTTTGGAATCAGAGGCAACTTTGCGGTGTACGCCACAGACATTAACACTGCTGTACTTGAAACAGGGCGAAAAGCTATCTATACAGAGGAAAAAGCTCAGAGCATCCCGTTTGACCTGAAGAAAAAGTATATGCTCCGCTCTGTGGAAAGGGCTGATAAGCTTGTTCGGTTCCGCCCTGAAATCCGTTCCAAAGTCAAATTTGCGAGAAATAACCTTAAGGAAAATAAATATGTGGTTCCTGAGAAAATAGATATAGCCTTTTGCAGGAATGTTATAATATATTTCGACACACCGACACAGGAAATGATCCTTAACAAAATCTGTTCCTACATCAGACCGGGGGGCTATCTATTCCTTGGACATTCTGAATCTGTCCACGGAATGACTCTCCCGCTAAAAACTTTTTCGCCTACTATCTACATCAGGACATGA
- a CDS encoding chemotaxis protein CheW yields MPEKEKSMHKSCQVLTFKLEEEIYGVDIMSVREVLDYTSVTKVPQTPEYMVGVINLRGNVVPVIDLKQKFGMKKTAKTVNTCIIIVEVDIDEESTVLGALADSVQEVVEFDGASIEEAPKIGTQLKTAFIDGMAKKEDGFVILLNVNSVFSTNELVNIATTTEMLQAKTPAHDPVEASV; encoded by the coding sequence ATGCCAGAAAAAGAGAAAAGTATGCATAAAAGCTGTCAGGTTCTCACCTTTAAGCTGGAGGAAGAGATATACGGCGTAGACATAATGTCTGTCAGAGAGGTTCTGGACTACACCAGCGTTACAAAAGTTCCGCAGACACCGGAATACATGGTGGGAGTGATAAACCTCAGGGGAAATGTCGTCCCTGTAATAGACCTGAAACAAAAATTCGGCATGAAAAAGACAGCCAAAACGGTAAATACATGCATTATCATTGTAGAAGTTGATATCGATGAAGAGTCAACTGTCCTCGGTGCTCTTGCAGACTCAGTGCAGGAGGTTGTTGAGTTTGACGGAGCAAGCATTGAAGAAGCCCCGAAGATAGGTACTCAGCTCAAAACAGCCTTTATAGACGGGATGGCAAAAAAAGAAGATGGATTTGTTATACTGCTTAATGTCAACTCGGTTTTTTCCACTAATGAGTTGGTAAACATAGCTACAACCACAGAGATGCTACAGGCGAAAACACCTGCCCATGACCCTGTGGAGGCAAGTGTATAG
- a CDS encoding HAMP domain-containing methyl-accepting chemotaxis protein encodes MFSNMKLGTQIAVGFIAVLFLLLVVASASFIGVQKASKGFTEYRALARDNNLASDMLSDMLLSRMAAKDFLVSNKDEDQLAFMNRTDAIAKKLTQAKNSIKKPERVQYLTELEKKLKQYTDNFNQVDKAIKNKNAQLGNLVKLGIDMRKALTDIMHSAHADGNMEAAYYAGRMQEHLMLGRYYSFTFSTTGAKDAEDRTNIELNEEIGKLIPLMANNLNNPNSKEMFDNFKRWLNEYKEGFKVMALNINQYHKIADSALGVLGPELQQLALNVSHSVTADQDQLGPRVQESNELTMQIVSIISVIGFLIGIFFAWFITKVVKAPLGGEPKDMAEITKRISDGDLDVEFATNKGKAPTGLYGDLKAMVDNLRSIVADVKSAADNVAAGSNELSSAAQDMSQGATEQAASAEEASSSMEEMASNISQNADNALQTEKIALKASSDAKEGGQAVGQTVKAMKDIADKISIIEEIARQTNLLALNAAIEAARAGEHGKGFAVVASEVRKLAERSQEAAGEISELSSSSVEIAVKAGGLLDQILPDIQKTAELVQEITAASNEMRTGSDQINTSIQQLDTVIQRNAGVSEEMAATSEELSSQAAALQHSVAFFKMAEGNKGYQQSKKNSSGNNPGKKTGKVKDIKSDKEASPKNNGHNKQEGLMLDMSTEGSGKDKLDAEFESF; translated from the coding sequence ATGTTTAGTAACATGAAACTTGGAACACAAATAGCAGTCGGCTTTATAGCTGTGCTGTTTCTACTCCTCGTGGTGGCATCAGCCTCCTTTATTGGAGTTCAGAAAGCCTCTAAAGGCTTCACAGAATACAGGGCACTCGCCAGAGACAACAACCTTGCCAGCGACATGTTGTCGGATATGCTTTTATCAAGAATGGCTGCAAAGGATTTTCTTGTTTCCAATAAAGATGAAGACCAGCTTGCTTTTATGAACCGTACAGATGCCATTGCTAAAAAACTGACTCAGGCAAAAAACTCAATAAAAAAACCTGAAAGAGTTCAGTACCTAACTGAACTTGAAAAAAAACTTAAACAGTACACTGATAATTTCAATCAGGTCGACAAAGCGATAAAAAATAAAAATGCTCAGTTAGGTAACCTTGTGAAACTTGGCATTGATATGCGCAAAGCACTAACAGACATAATGCATTCCGCTCACGCCGACGGCAATATGGAAGCAGCCTATTATGCAGGACGAATGCAGGAGCACTTGATGCTCGGCAGATACTACTCATTTACTTTTTCAACAACAGGTGCTAAAGACGCCGAGGACAGAACAAACATAGAACTCAACGAAGAGATAGGCAAGCTCATCCCTCTTATGGCAAACAACCTCAACAACCCTAACAGTAAAGAAATGTTTGATAACTTTAAAAGATGGCTAAACGAATATAAAGAAGGATTCAAAGTTATGGCACTGAACATTAACCAGTACCATAAAATAGCTGACTCGGCACTGGGGGTCCTGGGACCTGAGCTACAGCAGCTTGCTTTAAACGTCAGTCACAGCGTCACAGCAGATCAGGATCAGCTCGGGCCAAGGGTTCAAGAGAGTAATGAACTCACAATGCAAATAGTCTCAATAATATCTGTAATAGGCTTTCTCATAGGCATATTCTTCGCATGGTTTATAACCAAAGTAGTTAAAGCTCCCCTCGGCGGAGAGCCTAAGGACATGGCAGAAATCACCAAGCGCATCTCTGACGGTGATCTTGATGTTGAATTCGCCACTAACAAAGGAAAAGCACCAACAGGGCTGTACGGAGACCTGAAAGCCATGGTGGATAATCTGCGGTCTATAGTTGCAGACGTAAAATCAGCAGCAGATAATGTGGCGGCCGGCAGTAACGAACTAAGCTCCGCGGCTCAGGACATGTCTCAGGGCGCAACAGAACAGGCGGCAAGCGCAGAAGAAGCCTCATCTTCCATGGAAGAAATGGCCTCCAACATAAGCCAGAATGCCGACAATGCTCTCCAGACTGAAAAGATCGCTCTCAAAGCATCATCCGACGCTAAAGAAGGCGGACAAGCTGTGGGGCAGACCGTAAAAGCCATGAAAGATATTGCAGATAAGATCTCTATAATAGAAGAGATCGCCAGACAGACAAATCTTCTGGCTCTGAATGCGGCAATTGAGGCAGCAAGGGCAGGAGAACACGGTAAAGGCTTTGCCGTTGTTGCATCTGAAGTGCGTAAACTCGCAGAGCGCAGTCAAGAAGCAGCAGGGGAAATAAGTGAACTCTCATCATCAAGTGTTGAGATCGCAGTGAAAGCAGGCGGACTCCTCGACCAGATACTGCCAGACATACAGAAAACAGCTGAACTGGTTCAGGAAATAACAGCAGCAAGCAACGAAATGCGAACAGGGTCAGACCAGATAAATACATCAATACAACAGCTCGATACAGTAATCCAGCGTAACGCAGGTGTCTCCGAAGAGATGGCGGCCACCTCCGAAGAACTATCAAGTCAGGCAGCGGCACTACAGCACTCTGTGGCATTTTTCAAAATGGCAGAAGGCAACAAAGGATATCAACAATCCAAAAAAAACTCCTCCGGAAATAACCCGGGGAAGAAAACCGGGAAAGTAAAAGATATTAAAAGTGATAAAGAAGCTTCCCCTAAAAACAACGGACATAACAAACAGGAAGGACTTATGCTGGATATGTCAACAGAAGGCTCCGGCAAAGATAAACTGGATGCCGAGTTTGAAAGCTTTTAA
- a CDS encoding chemotaxis protein CheA translates to MAVDVHQEVFIQEAQELLQELESSLLELEENSGDIELVARVFRAMHTIKGSGAMFGFENIAHLVHDIETAYDKVRNGELKVSKAMLEYSLKSCDIIKEMLEDPEIKADSALATEILSFFRGLQQTADPGKNKASKEKNKQKTPEPSEIRTFRIRFRPSEDILLQGTDPELLLMELEGMGEAKIVAHTTSIPSALKMNPEKCYTLWDIILTTTKTEDDIKDVFIFVEDDSEITITEIEDFDGDRDNYKKLGEILLEKGDITPEVLNKLLSERKMLGEMLVESGIVAHETIEAALAEQKTVKDIRAKKNATENNSTLRVPSEKLDILVDLVGELVTVQARLNQTAVQDMNPDLLKIAEEVERLVWELRDNTMSIRMLPIGSTFNKYKRLVRDLSKELGKDIELVTKGEDTELDKTVIEKLGDPLVHLIRNSLDHGIETPVERAAAGKKDKGQILLSAVHSGDSVLIEIKDNGKGIRRDIVYNKAIEKGIIPEGAELTDKEVWELIFAPGFSTAVSVSNVSGRGVGMDVVRRNIEELRGTIDIDSIQGEGTTITLKLPLTLAIIDGLLVSIGEQFFIIPLSIVKECIEFSEGVTHRKSGRKIIKVRDDLVPYVKMRDIFGIREAEPAIQQIVIVELEERKVGFLVDNVVGDHQTVIKSLGKAFKGVECISGASILGDGSVALIIDIAKIYTSIE, encoded by the coding sequence ATGGCTGTAGATGTGCATCAGGAAGTTTTTATACAGGAAGCTCAGGAGCTTCTTCAAGAACTTGAATCTTCACTCCTTGAGCTGGAAGAGAACTCAGGCGACATTGAACTGGTCGCAAGAGTATTTCGCGCCATGCACACGATCAAAGGATCGGGGGCAATGTTCGGCTTCGAAAATATCGCTCACCTGGTGCACGACATAGAGACTGCATATGACAAAGTCAGAAACGGCGAACTCAAAGTATCAAAGGCAATGCTTGAGTACTCACTGAAATCCTGTGACATCATAAAAGAGATGCTTGAAGACCCTGAAATAAAAGCTGATTCAGCTTTAGCAACGGAAATACTTTCTTTTTTCAGAGGACTGCAACAAACCGCGGATCCCGGTAAAAACAAAGCATCAAAAGAAAAGAATAAGCAGAAAACACCTGAACCTTCAGAAATACGGACATTCCGGATAAGATTCCGTCCATCAGAAGACATACTGTTGCAGGGGACAGATCCGGAGCTGCTGCTTATGGAACTTGAAGGGATGGGGGAAGCTAAGATTGTTGCCCATACAACCTCAATACCCTCCGCTCTGAAAATGAACCCGGAAAAATGCTACACTTTATGGGACATCATATTAACTACAACCAAAACCGAAGATGATATTAAAGATGTTTTTATATTTGTAGAAGACGACAGCGAAATTACTATTACTGAAATTGAAGATTTTGACGGCGACAGAGATAATTATAAAAAGCTGGGAGAAATCTTACTCGAAAAAGGGGATATAACTCCGGAAGTATTAAACAAACTGCTCAGCGAGAGGAAAATGCTGGGAGAGATGCTTGTTGAATCAGGCATAGTGGCACATGAAACCATCGAAGCTGCATTGGCGGAACAAAAAACTGTTAAAGACATCCGTGCCAAAAAGAACGCAACAGAAAATAATTCAACCCTGCGGGTACCGTCCGAAAAACTGGACATTCTGGTGGATCTGGTCGGAGAACTCGTAACAGTTCAGGCAAGACTGAACCAAACTGCTGTTCAGGACATGAACCCTGATCTGCTCAAGATTGCAGAAGAAGTCGAAAGACTGGTATGGGAACTCCGTGATAATACAATGAGCATCAGAATGCTCCCCATAGGTTCAACATTTAATAAATACAAACGCCTTGTACGCGACCTTTCAAAAGAACTGGGAAAAGATATTGAACTTGTGACAAAGGGGGAAGACACCGAGCTTGATAAAACTGTCATAGAAAAACTCGGAGACCCTCTTGTCCACCTGATAAGAAACAGTCTTGATCACGGGATAGAAACCCCCGTTGAGCGTGCTGCTGCCGGTAAAAAAGATAAAGGGCAGATACTCCTTTCCGCCGTACACTCCGGTGACTCTGTTCTGATCGAAATCAAAGATAACGGCAAAGGCATACGCAGAGATATAGTTTATAACAAAGCAATCGAAAAAGGCATTATTCCGGAAGGCGCAGAGCTTACGGATAAAGAAGTGTGGGAGCTCATTTTCGCACCTGGATTCTCTACTGCTGTCTCAGTTTCTAATGTCTCCGGCAGAGGCGTCGGCATGGATGTTGTCAGACGAAACATCGAAGAGCTGAGAGGAACTATCGACATTGACAGCATACAGGGTGAAGGGACTACCATTACCCTAAAACTACCCCTTACGCTGGCAATCATTGACGGACTTCTTGTCAGCATAGGGGAACAGTTTTTTATAATTCCTCTCTCTATAGTCAAAGAATGCATAGAGTTTTCCGAAGGGGTTACACACCGGAAATCCGGTAGAAAGATAATTAAAGTCAGAGACGACCTTGTCCCTTATGTAAAAATGCGTGACATATTCGGTATAAGAGAAGCTGAACCGGCTATACAGCAGATAGTGATTGTCGAGCTTGAAGAAAGGAAAGTCGGGTTCCTTGTCGATAATGTCGTTGGCGACCACCAGACAGTTATAAAATCTCTCGGCAAAGCTTTTAAAGGTGTTGAATGCATATCCGGGGCATCAATCCTTGGTGACGGCTCGGTAGCTCTGATCATAGATATAGCAAAAATATATACAAGTATTGAATAA
- a CDS encoding response regulator produces the protein MAKTILTVDDSASIRQMVKFTLTKEGYNVIEASDGKDALTKAGSNTVDMVVTDLNMPNMDGITLIKELRAQPKFKFIPIIMLTTESQDGKKSEGKSAGATGWIVKPFKPEQLITITKKVLR, from the coding sequence ATGGCAAAGACAATTCTGACAGTAGATGACTCTGCAAGTATAAGACAGATGGTTAAATTTACCCTGACCAAAGAAGGATATAACGTCATAGAAGCAAGCGACGGGAAGGATGCCCTCACCAAAGCCGGCTCTAATACTGTCGACATGGTCGTGACAGACCTTAATATGCCGAATATGGACGGAATCACACTTATCAAAGAGCTGAGAGCACAGCCTAAGTTTAAGTTTATACCTATCATCATGCTCACAACAGAGTCCCAGGACGGAAAAAAGTCAGAAGGTAAATCAGCAGGTGCAACAGGCTGGATAGTTAAACCTTTCAAACCGGAACAGCTTATAACTATAACGAAAAAAGTTCTGAGGTAA